One window of the Gemmatimonadota bacterium genome contains the following:
- a CDS encoding DUF4065 domain-containing protein, with protein sequence LELWGCTVTYDTPRNLLYGHTPSHTYDLIEKKKKKRLSHSNTPNYWSHFFSNSIDHRIRLIKPGPGTGELSSAEINLIGEIFDKFGNKTFEELTAYFHALPEYNDPGGSSERIEWETLLRVVGWEGEDLTEIKKDLAYKAKFETLIMAR encoded by the coding sequence TTGGAACTTTGGGGATGCACAGTAACGTATGACACGCCAAGGAATCTTCTGTATGGACATACGCCCAGCCATACGTATGATCTTATTGAAAAAAAAAAAAAAAAGAGGCTTTCCCATAGTAATACACCCAACTACTGGTCTCATTTTTTTTCAAATTCCATAGACCATCGTATTCGGCTCATCAAACCTGGCCCTGGCACAGGGGAATTATCCTCCGCTGAGATCAATCTAATCGGCGAGATATTTGATAAATTTGGGAACAAAACCTTTGAAGAATTGACAGCTTACTTCCATGCCTTACCTGAATATAATGATCCGGGCGGATCATCCGAGCGGATAGAATGGGAAACACTCCTTCGAGTTGTAGGCTGGGAGGGTGAGGATTTGACAGAGATTAAGAAAGATCTCGCATACAAAGCGAAATTTGAAACCCTCATCATGGCGAGATAA